One Salarias fasciatus chromosome 22, fSalaFa1.1, whole genome shotgun sequence DNA segment encodes these proteins:
- the lrrc69 gene encoding leucine-rich repeat-containing protein 69: MDDRESVVRQSVVRALYGGSKSLKLSSKRIREVPECVSRLGGLSALLLNNNSISRLPAELLSLRQLTELNLGNNALKEVPAVLGHLESLKKLYLFSNQITVVPPDVIGGLPNLVVLNLNHNQIQRLPPEIKRLKKLRHLSVLDNKLEEVPAGLGHLTCLSEINLNFNRVSSLPKELCNCKELAKLYVARNELSSLPEEITTLTKLQVLDVAGNKLSVFPTEFHLLPLKELYCEGNRFVRRELLPSVQDAEVFSLKELVARFVLQEDQKKCSLIHKMLPHHPALSALLSSGRRCAVCRGPFLTTWLECVHFVKLKDVKVKTLLTVPVRALLCSYKCFNTDGHSYYGVLTR; the protein is encoded by the exons ATGGATGATCGCGAGTCAGTGGTCAGACAGTCGGTGGTCAGAGCTTTATATGGCGGCTCCAAGTCTCTAAAGTTAAGTTCAAAGAGAATCCGGGAGGTTCCTGAATGCGTCTCCAGACTCGGCGGCCTGTCGGCCCTCCTGTTGAACAACAACTCCATCTCCCGCCTCCCCGCggagctgctctctctccgaCAA CTGACTGAACTGAATTTGGGGAATAATGCCTTGAAGGAGGTTCCTGCTGTTTTGGGCCATCTGGAGTCCTTGAAAAAACTCTACCTGTTCAGCAACCAAATTACTGTAGTGCCTCCTGATGTGATAG GTGGGTTGCCAAACCTGGTTGTTCTCAATCTGAACCACAACCAGATTCAGAGACTTCCTCCAGAGATTAAAAG ATTAAAAAAGCTTCGACACCTCAGCGTGCTGGACAATAAACTGGAGGAGGTTCCTGCTGGGCTTGGTCATTTGACCTGCTTGTCTGAGATCAACCTGAATTTCAACCGAGTGTCTTCGCTCCCGAAAGAACTCTGCAATTGTAAAGAACTGGCAAAGCTTTATGTTGCCAGAAATGAGCTGAGCAGTCTTCCAGAG gAGATTACAACACTCACGAAACTTCAAGTTCTGGATGTTGCCGGGAACAAGCTGTCAGTGTTCCCAACTGAG TTTCACCTGCTGCCCCTGAAGGAGCTGTACTGTGAAGGGAACAGGTTTGTGCGGCGTGAACTCCTGCCGTCAGTGCAGGATGCTGAGGTCTTTTCCTTAAAG GAGCTGGTTGCCAGATTTGTTTTGCAGGAGGATCAGAAGAAGTGTTCTCTCATTCATAAGATGCTTCCCCACCACCCAGCTCTGAGCGCCCTGCTGAGCAGCGGCAGGCGCTGCGCCGTCTGCCGGGGTCCCTTCCTCACCACCTGGCTGGAGtgtgttcattttgtgaaaCTGAAG gACGTTAAAGTGAAGACTTTGCTGACGGTTCCTGTGCGCGCTCTTCTCTGTTCATACAAGTGCTTCAACACTGATGGACACTCCTACTATGGTGTATtaacaagataa
- the otud6b gene encoding deubiquitinase OTUD6B, translating to MEEVETAEELLAKQHRKEKKDLQAKIQSMKNAVPKNDKKRRKQLTEEVAKLEADLSQKHEEELRQLKSETDTKVEVVMNGMETMKVEGEEQEEARQPRVTKAQKRRDKKAAQEKERESRIAEAEVQNLQGVRHQEGLKLAQKLGELKLQIKEIPSDGHCMYRAVQDQLAQQSKPESALSVKELRARTAEHMRSHADDFLPFLTNPDTGDMYTTDEFEKYCSDLEHTAAWGGQLELRALTKVLQLPIEVIQADSPTIKIGEEYDSEAITLVYMRHAYGLGEHYNTVERLKDPANAEDS from the exons ATGGAGGAAGTGGAGACagcggaggagctgctggcaaAGCAGCACCGCAAGGAGAAGAAGGACCTGCAGG CTAAAATCCAGAGCATGAAAAATGCAGTTCccaaaaatgacaagaaaaggaggaagcagctgacggaggaggTTGCCAAGCTGGAGGCAGACCTCAGTCAGAAGCATGAGGAGGAACTGAGGCAACTCAAGTCTGAAACTGACACAAAG GTGGAAGTGGTGATGAATGGAATGGAGACCATGAAAGTTGAAGGTGAAGAGCAAGAAGAGGCCAGACAGCCACGAGTCACCAAGGCCCAGAAGAGAAGA GACAAAAAGGCTGCTCAAGAAAAGGAGCGAGAGAGCAGGATAGCAGAGGCCGAGGTGCAGAACCTGCAGGGCGTGAGGCACCAGGAAGGTTTGAAGCTCGCTCAGAAACTGGGCGAGCTGAAGCTTCAGATCAAGGAGATCCCTTCTGATGGTCACTGCATGTACCGGGCTGTTCAAGATCAACTGGCCCAACAATCAAAG CCAGAGTCGGCTCTGAGTGTGAAAGAGCTCCGAGCACGCACGGCTGAGCACATGAGGAGCCATGCCGACGACTTCCTGCCTTTCCTTACCAATCCAGACACTGGCGACATGTACACAACAG ATGAGTTTGAGAAATACTGCAGCGATCTGGAGCATACAGCTGCTTGGGGAGGGCAACTGGAG CTACGAGCTTTGACGAAAGTTCTTCAACTGCCAATCGAAGTGATCCAGGCTGACTCTCCCACTATAAAAATTGGAGAGGAATATGACAGTGAGGCCATCACTCTTGT CTACATGCGTCACGCCTACGGTCTCGGGGAGCACTACAACACGGTGGAGCGGCTAAAGGACCCGGCCAACGCGGAGGACAGCTGA